A window of the Acidobacteriota bacterium genome harbors these coding sequences:
- a CDS encoding LemA family protein produces MTVWIILGILVVGIVWIVSMYNSLVTLRNQVTNGWKQIDVQLKRRHDLIPNLVNTVKGIMQFEQETLQKVIEARSAAMGAHGVKDSAAKESALSDAVSKFMVVVEQYPQLRSSENVKSLQEELTSTENKISFARQFYNDIATKFNTAQQVFPGVVIAGMFNFQPAELFEITEAAERNVPQVDLTLRK; encoded by the coding sequence ATGACCGTGTGGATCATCTTAGGAATTCTGGTGGTGGGCATCGTCTGGATTGTTTCGATGTACAACAGCCTGGTAACGCTGCGCAATCAAGTAACCAACGGGTGGAAACAGATTGATGTGCAATTAAAGCGCCGCCATGACTTGATTCCCAATCTGGTGAATACCGTAAAAGGGATCATGCAGTTTGAGCAAGAGACGCTGCAAAAGGTGATTGAAGCTCGCTCCGCCGCCATGGGCGCTCATGGTGTGAAGGACTCTGCTGCCAAGGAAAGCGCGTTGAGCGATGCTGTCTCAAAGTTTATGGTCGTGGTTGAGCAGTACCCGCAGTTGCGTTCGAGCGAGAACGTGAAGTCGTTGCAGGAAGAGCTAACCTCGACGGAAAATAAGATCAGCTTCGCGCGCCAGTTCTACAACGACATCGCCACGAAATTCAACACCGCACAGCAAGTCTTCCCCGGAGTAGTTATCGCAGGTATGTTTAATTTCCAGCCAGCTGAGCTGTTTGAGATAACCGAGGCAGCCGAGCGCAATGTCCCGCAGGTGGATCTTACTTT